GTCCGCCCCGGAAATCCATTCGCCGTCCGAGGCGAGGTTTTCTTTGGTGAAGAAACGCGAGGGAAGCACCACGTTCTTCGGAACGGTCTCCCCGCCCAGGATTTTAAGGGCGTAGTCCACGGCCTCGCGGCCGCCCGTGGGGTACTCGAAGGAGACGCTGAGGATGCCCTGGTCCACATAGGCGCGCCCTTCGTGGGGGAGGCCGTCAATGCCGACGAAGAGCATGTCCTTCTCCCGGCCCGCTGCCTTCGCGGCGATGTACGCGCCGTAGGCGCCGGGGTCGTTGTGGCCATAGACCAGGTCAATCTGGGGGAACCGCGCCAGGGCGGATTCCATCTCGCGCTGGGCGTCCGGCTGGAGCCATTTCATGTCCGCCTGGAAAATGACCTCGATGCCCGCCCCGCCCAGGCCCTTGACAAACCCGTCATGCCGGTCCCGTCCGGGGATGCTGGTCTGGAGACCCATCAACTCAACCACCTTCCCCTGGTTCCCCAGCTTTTCACGGACCCAGCGTCCGGCGGCCTCGCCGATCAGCTTGTTGTCCGCGCCGATGAACATGGTGAAATCCTCGCCCAGAACGGCCCGGTCCAGCACGATTACCGGTATGCCCTTTTTATAGGCCTCCGCCACGGGGCCGGTCAGGGGCGCGGCCTCAAGCGGGCTGATGATGAGCAGGTCCACCCCCTGGCTGATAAACTCGCGCACATGGTTCTGCTGCACCGTGGTGTCGTTCTGCGCGTCCTTGAAGACCATCCTGATGTCGGCGTGCGCCTTCGCCGCCGTCTCGATGTCCTTGTTCATCTGCACGCGCCAGGGCTCGCCCAGGTTGCACTGGCTCATGCCGACGACCCGCACGTCCTTTTTCTGCGGGGTTGCCGCCGCAGTCTGGCCGTCCTTGGGCGCCGCCTTTTCCCCGGAGCAGCCCCACAGCCCCGGAAGCGCCGCCACAGCCGACAGCAGCAGCGCCACAGTCCTGAAACTTGTCCGCATGGCAGGACTCCTTTGTTGCCCGGCGCGCCGCGCCCGGCGATTATTTCCGGCCGCGCTGGAAGAGCACGGCGGAGACGATGATGACACCCGTGAGCATGAGGCGGCCCGCCTCGCCCACGGCGTTGATGCTCAATATCTTTTCAAGATACCCGATGGTGAGGGTGCCCAGCAAGGTGAGCAGTATGCCGCCGCGCCCGCCCGCGAGGCTCGTGCCGCCGATCACCACAATGGCAATGGCCGTCAGCTCGTAGGAATTCCCCGCCTCCGGGTCGCCCTGGGTCTCCTGGGCCGCCTGGCAAATGCCCGCCACCGAGGCGAAAAGGCCGCACATGGCATAGGCCAGCACCTTGGTCCAGCCCACGGGCACGCCCGAGAGACGCGCCGCAGCCTCGTTCCCGCCGATGGCGAA
This portion of the Candidatus Hydrogenedentota bacterium genome encodes:
- a CDS encoding substrate-binding domain-containing protein, with protein sequence MRTSFRTVALLLSAVAALPGLWGCSGEKAAPKDGQTAAATPQKKDVRVVGMSQCNLGEPWRVQMNKDIETAAKAHADIRMVFKDAQNDTTVQQNHVREFISQGVDLLIISPLEAAPLTGPVAEAYKKGIPVIVLDRAVLGEDFTMFIGADNKLIGEAAGRWVREKLGNQGKVVELMGLQTSIPGRDRHDGFVKGLGGAGIEVIFQADMKWLQPDAQREMESALARFPQIDLVYGHNDPGAYGAYIAAKAAGREKDMLFVGIDGLPHEGRAYVDQGILSVSFEYPTGGREAVDYALKILGGETVPKNVVLPSRFFTKENLASDGEWISGADGNGNG